The Psilocybe cubensis strain MGC-MH-2018 chromosome 7, whole genome shotgun sequence genome has a window encoding:
- a CDS encoding WD repeat-containing protein pop1 → MPSDSHHHHHHRHRQHQHRHHHHHQHTANDPRGDASVPSSSAVAATETARPRDQVKRRRRPTISNTPPSTLTSTTAAAANLETNELPAQHPNNILIEDPRRAYLTAVLAACTQSELRFLLHAIPPLLTSATESASLQTLPPAPPTDPFTRLPPELALHILSLTYCARTVTRATRVSRRWYRLARDESVWRVMCAVYGFGGFEGARGVWEVREGKKRERERLRASREVEKERKVEEEIDDEEEEDGEKLYAKIKAEEDEKKGKKRPHHTEHVSAYTYRRHFKCTYILRSNWERGGHILKTHALPILTPSPTPSPSLGPSSSSHAHTHAHAHLPPSSDSGTVTALALDRDWIVVGFANALVRVYSASKGVLCRTLVGHKAGVWCVCLVGAGGVGDGEGDGDGTRNGDGEKEVREEEAHARHHSVPTRRRRSSVSVSVSKHSKPKKEHTHAHVHGHGHHLKDSASTASASTSLSTSASTSTLGLSKVSKLTLFDGDADPKGKGKSKDNSKGVDRSKSKSRSAHEFRLYLTSNSDAAAEEGEREGGDRKSKGKGKLKEQEHAKDSTSSLDRTTARSKTKVSTRDSESDSAYRSETRARARTQPRLHSSGGTSGTGVISPAMQRALGLTDVDGSSSESGSSSSSGEEEEEEDDDTEGEITRDEEEEEEAMASAPLLRHERRGQAEGEGEGEDEVYPTSAPPWTSSKHPSRHKRRHRERHDHDRNHRHRRSRRASTYALHADPDHSQQNWRDFGATGAPDTSDTMGTGTGATRGWGQPHALVVSGGCDKVVKVWDVVSGQCIYTLHGHRSTIRAMRMVDGTPLAITASRDGTMRVWDVRRGCAVRVLEGHEDSVRCLEVAIDFVMADDGDDGGVDGENERGDGGGGEKKKVRVRAVSGSYDRTLRLWDISTGKCIHVLRGHLHQVYCVAFDGVRIASGGLDTTIRIWNAETGQCTALLQGHTALVCELRLVSSPPPPPSLPRKQAHSQPLLISASAAGALIAFDLGTLRARYTLPGAHRGSVTALQVVEVHPPWMPASSSVSDSDLELGGLDSSLAAPSATAPIEIEQEQGQIDDHNPSHNSLHPYLLTAGTDGLAQLFCLQTGEFIRVLSGDGAPGGGSGGRSASGIGSHLSTGGNGSNGDNGGRGNRGAAQNDTVWKAGAGGGTGAETCAIMCRRGTKTVVEIWGMGVKAERVARTGRG, encoded by the exons ATGCCATCTGACtctcatcatcaccaccatcaccgGCATCGACAGCATCAACATcgtcaccaccaccaccaccaacataCGGCGAACGACCCACGCGGGGATGCAAGTGtgccttcttcttcagcagTAGCTGCAACGGAAACAGCGAGGCCTCGAGACCAAGTCAAACGGCGCAGACGGCCAACGATATCGAATACCCCTCCATCTACGCTTACATCGACGACAGCGGCAGCCGCTAATTTAGAAACGAACGAACTCCCAGCACAGCATCCGAACAACATCCTAATTGAAGACCCGCGGCGCGCATATCTCACCGCTGTCCTCGCAGCGTGCACACAATCAGAGCTACGTTTCCTCTTGCACGCTATCCCACCGCTTCTCACATCTGCCACCGAGTCTGCATCTCTGCAAACGCTTCCACCAGCACCTCCGACAGATCCGTTCACGCGCCTCCCACCCGAGCTCGCGCTGCACATCCTCTCTCTCACATACTGCGCACGCACTGTCACGCGCGCGACGCGCGTATCCAGGCGGTGGTACCGACTCGCGAGGGACGAGAGCGTGTGGCGGGTGATGTGTGCTGTGTATGGGTTTGGTGGGTTCGAAGGCGCGCGCGGGGTATGGGAGGTTAGAGAGGGTAAGAAGCGGGAGCGAGAACGGCTGAGAGCGAGCAGGGAGGTGGAAAAGGAGAGGAAGGTCGAGGAGGAaattgatgatgaggaggaagaggatggcGAAAAGCTGTATGCGAAAATTAAAGCTGAGGAGGACGAGAAAAAGGGGAAGAAAAGACCTCATCATACAGAACATGTTAGCGCGTATACGTACCGCCGGCACTTCAAGTGCACGTATATCCTCA GATCGAACTGGGAACGCGGCGGACACATCCTCAAAACACACGCGCTGCCCATCCTCACACCCTCACCCACACCTTCACCGTCCCTTGGACCCTCTTCGTCCTCCCACGCACACACCCATGCACATGCACACCTCCCACCAAGTTCTGACTCAGGGACCGTCACAGCGCTCGCGCTCGACCGTGACTGGATCGTCGTTGGGTTCGCCAACGCGCTCGTGCGCGTGTATTCGGCAAGTAAAGGTGTGCTGTGCCGCACACTTGTAGGGCATAAGGCGGGGGTGTGGTGTGTATGTTTggttggtgctggtggggTAGGAGACGGGgaaggagacggagacgggACTAGGAATGGAGAtggggagaaggaggtgcgGGAGGAAGAGGCACATGCGAGACACCACTCTGTGCCGACGCGTCGTCGCCGCTCGTCGGTatctgtgtctgtgtctaAGCATTCCAAGCCGAAGAAAGAACATACGCACGCGCACGTTCATGGTCATGGACATCACCTCAAAGACTCGGCGTCAacagcttcagcttcaacaTCATTATCGACGTCggcatccacatccacattgGGCCTATCGAAGGTGTCCAAGCTTACACTGTTCGACGGCGATGCGGATCCGAAGGGTAAGGGCAAGAGTAAGGATAACAGTAAGGGTGTGGATCGTAGTAAGAGCAAGAGCAGGAGCGCGCATGAGTTCAGGTTGTATTTGACCTCGAATTCAGACGCGGCcgcggaggagggagaaagagaaggggGAGATCGAAAAAGCAAAGGAAAGGGGAAATTGAAAGAGCAAGAACATGCCAAAGACAGTACATCCAGCCTTGACCGGACAACAGCCAGGAGCAAAACGAAGGTCAGTACACGGGACTCGGAGAGCGACAGCGCGTACCGCTCTGAAACTCGTGCACGGGCTCGCACGCAGCCGAGACTTCATAGCTCAGGTGGAACAAGCGGAACGGGCGTGATATCGCCTGCGATGCAACGCGCGTTGGGGTTGACGGATGTAGATGGGAGCAGTAGTGAGAGCGGtagtagcagcagcagtggcgaagaggaagaggaagaggatgacgatACAGAGGGTGAGATAACAcgagacgaagaagaagaagaggaggctATGGCCTCTGCACCGCTGCTACGCCACGAGCGCAGAGGACAGGCTGAGGGCGAgggtgaaggtgaagatgaagTATACCCTACCTCTGCGCCCCCGTGGACATCCAGCAAACACCCATCGCGCCATAAGCGCCGGCACCGCGAGCGCCACGACCACGACCGGAATCATCGCCACAGGCGCTCGAGACGTGCCTCAACGTACGCTTTGCATGCGGACCCTGACCACAGCCAACAAAATTGGCGCGACTTTGGGGCGACAGGGGCACCAGATACCAGTGACACTATGGGCACCGGTACGGGCGCGACGCGCGGATGGGGTCAGCCGCACGCATTGGTCGTGAGCGGGGGATGCGACAAGGTGGTGAAAGTGTGGGATGTCGTGTCTGG GCAATGTATATATACGCTGCACGGTCACCGATCCACGATCCGCGCGATGCGTATGGTGGATGGGACACCGCTCGCTATCACCGCGTCGCGCGACGGTACAATGCGCGTCTGGGACGTGCGCCGTGGGTGTGCGGTGCGGGTGCTGGAAGGTCATGAGGATAGCGTGAGGTGTTTGGAGGTCGCGATTGATTTTGTTATGGCTGATGATGGGGATGATGGTGGGGTCGATGGGGAAAATGAGAGAggggatggaggaggaggggagaaaaagaaggtgagggtgagggcgGTGAGTGGGAGCTACGATCGTACATTAAGG CTATGGGACATTAGCACAGGCAAGTGCATCCATGTTCTTCGTGGGCATCTCCACCAGGTGTACTGCGTCGCGTTCGACGGCGTGCGTATCGCGTCCGGTGGGCTCGATACAACGATTCGGATATGGAATGCAGAGACAGG TCAATGTACGGCACTGCTGCAAGGCCACACCGCCCTCGTGTGTGAGCTTCGGCTCGTTtcttctccccctccccctccgtCTCTGCCGAGAAAGCAAGCACATTCACAGCCGCTCCTCATCAGCGCCTCAGCAGCGGGCGCACTCATAGCGTTCGACCTCGGGACGTTGCGCGCACGGTACACGCTTCCAGGCGCGCATCGTGGGTCTGTAACTGCGCTgcaggtggtggaggtgcaTCCACCTTGGATGCCTGCTTCGTCGTCGGTgtcggactcggacttggAGCTTGGCGGCTTGGATTCGAGTTTGGCTGCTCCGTCTGCAACTGCACCTATAGAAATTGAGCAAGAACAAGGTCAAATTGATGACCATAATCCCTCGCACAACTCATTGCATCCATATCTCCTCACCGCAGGAACTGATGGCCTCGCGCAGCTTTTCTGCCTGCAAACAGGAGAGTTTATCCGCGTTCTCAGCGGCGATGGTGCTCCTGggggtggtagtggtggtagGAGTGCCAGTGGTATTGGAAGTCATCTCAGTACTGGTGGTAATGGAAGCAATGGAGACAATGGTGGTAGAGGCAACAGGGGCGCTGCTCAAAACGATACGGTGTGGAAGGCAGGCGCTGGTGGCGGGACGGGCGCGGAGACTTGTGCGATCATGTGTCGGCGTGGTACGAAGACGGTCGTGGAGATTTGGGGTATGGGTGTTAAGGCTGAACGGGTAGCGAGGACAGGGAGGGGCTaa
- a CDS encoding putative extracellular serine carboxypeptidase: protein MLTVDSERGSEIMGNLRKKSKLLDSRMISGVIFRLALLALGVQVTVFARSSVGLHGPQIPLRAPSIGIGIRQDQNLAKPHDQPPVINEAEFIALPVDHFGHGSPSSETFQNRFWVNATYWKEGGPVFLFDSGEQDAEPLVPYYLQEFHGLSAVMRLAKRYNGLAILWEHRFYGKSLPFPVNENTTVEQWQFLNTEQALEDIVFFANSFPGQKVKAAPFSNASTVPPSSPPPPPPPPLQKFPVHPSTTPWIMLGGSYPGIRSALMRIRNPDTIFASWASSAPVQAQVDMSSYYKAAERSLTRNCSADWVAVTRHVDDTLKGGNETDIVNMKFDLLKARLSGPGGNTTGAAGLTLQIAKDTSNVDAASILMDPLDFYQYYGFKASLLPFCNILETQNGTSAAFESGLVAQFGVDTAFKSFLTAIAEIDYDSIPGNADDPVQDRSWMWQYCSEYGYYQRGDSNNPLSIETSFLSLELFQEQCNQTFGKGLPASPQVQNVNKYGGWNMNPSNVMFSNGEFDPWRTMGLASIESNSPKRTPSPIIPACNKPLSESSSASTFFGITYDNMVHVSDMRVLLVPDDNHSDFKTVGFYSPVSQEPFFTGLGLFQLALDEWLPCFGK, encoded by the exons ATGCTTACTGTAGACTCGGAGCGGGGTAGTGAGATTATGGGAAACCTACGGAAGA AGTCTAAGCTACTAGACAGCAGAATGATTTCGGGTGTTATATTCAGGCTCGCGCTCCTGGCGCTGGGGGTCCAGGTTACAGTTTTCGCTCGGTCAAGTGTTGGATTGCATGGCCCGCAGATTCCTCTCAGAGCACCTAGTATCGGCATTGGTATTCGTCAGGATCAGAACCTGGCAAAACCGCACGATCAACCACCTGTTATCAATGAGGCAGAATTTATAGCT TTACCTGTTGATCATTTTGGGCATGGATCTCCGTCCTCGGAGACGTTCCAGAATAGGTTTTGGGTGAATGCGACGTATTGGAAAGAGGGTGGTCCGGTGTTCT TGTTCGATTCGGGAGAACAAGATGCAGAGCCTTTGGTCCCTTATTACCTGCAG GAGTTCCATGGCCTTTCCGCTGTGATGAGATTGGCGAAGCGGTACAACGGCCTCGCGATTCTGTGGGAACATCGGTTTTATGGAAAGTCGCTTCCGTTCCCAGTCAAT GAAAATACAACAGTGGAGCAATGGCAATTTCTGAACACGGAACAGGCACTTGAAGATATCGTCTTCTTCGCTAACTCCTTCCCAGGTCAAAAGGTCAAAGCTGCCCCATTCTCAAACGCGTCAACTGTcccaccatcatcaccaccaccaccaccacctcccccACTGCAAAAATTCCCCGTCCATCCGAGTACCACACCATGGATAATGCTCGGCGGGTCGTACCCAGGCATCCGCTCAGCTTTGATGAGAATCCGCAATCCAGACACGATTTTCGCGTCGTGGGCGTCGTCTGCACCGGTCCAGGCGCAGGTTGACATGTCCAGTTATTATAAGGCGGCAGAGCGCAGTTTGACTAGGAATTGCTCGGCGGATTGGGTCGCTGTTACCCG ACATGTTGATGATACGCTCAAGGGAGGGAATGAGACTGATATTGTTAACATGAAGTTTGATCTGTTGAAGGCTAGATTGAGTGGGCCGGGAGGGAATACGACTGGGGCGGCTGGGTTGACTTTACAGATTGCAAAGGACACGAGCAACGTCGACGCAGCTTCCATTCTCATGGATCCCTTGGACTTTTATCAA TACTATGGCTTCAAAGCGTCTTTACTCCCATTCTGCAACATCCTAGAAACGCAGAATGGTACAAGCGCTGCGTTTGAGTCGGGGCTTGTTGCCCAATTCGGTGTTGATACCGCATTCAAGTCCTTTTTGACCGCAATTGCTGAGATAGACTACGATTCTATCCCTGGAAATGCGGATGACCCCGTGCAGGACAGGTCATGGATGTGGCAGTATTGTTCAGAATACG GTTATTATCAACGAGGGGATTCCAACAACCCTCTGTCCATTGAAACCTCTTTTTTGTCGCTTGAACTTTTCCAGGAACAGTGTAATCAGACTTTCGGGAAGGGGTTGCCTGCGTCGCCTCAAGTCCAAAATGTGAATAAGTACGGCGGGTGGAATATGAATCCCTCTAACGTTATGTTTTCCAATGGAGAAT TCGATCCTTGGAGAACGATGGGGCTAGCTTCGATCGAATCCAACTCTCCAAAACGAACACCTTCACCAATCATCCCTGC ATGCAACAAACCTTTATCCGAGTCCTCCTCCGCATCCACATTTTTCGGTATCACATACGACAACATGGTGCATGTGTCCGACATGCGTGTGCTCCTTGTTCCAGATGACAACCACAGCGATTTTAAGACTGTAGGATTCTACAGCCCCGTTTCTCAGGAGCCATTCTTTACGGGGCTGGGTCTTTTCCAGTTGGCGTTGGACGAGTGGCTTCCTTGCTTTGGAAAATAA
- a CDS encoding Short-chain dehydrogenase, with the protein MLSRRPLRIWTYKQSSDGRNITYLTSRCQYDYCYLARTQLHARLALVRHSGRRQLPSFSVPAAHNTPRSYIHNTSTSLNRVAVVTGAARGIGRAIALQLARDGYDVALNDLVPSSSSSRASSSSSSLEEVREIIEGEIGRKTAVLRGDVSVEEDVKALVDGAVEKLGGVDVMVANAGIASPSAMLDISAKEWDRVMAINGRGVFLCYKYAAIQMIKQGRGGRIVGASSVAGKTGVPFFAHYSASKFAVSSLTQTAAQEWAKYSINVNAYAPGPIDTDLTREAATFAEINPDYNKDVPASASATAVGFIGTPEDVAGVVSYLVSDRARFMTGQVLGKLDGKCRPNSFQSTHTAAAYSTLRNLPSLHRVAVVTGAGKGIGRAVALQLAHDGYDIAVNDIHSMASSVNELCKTIREEMGRKAVALTGDVSLDIDVRRVVDGAVDVLGSVDVVSRRSNGFLNLVSSLKPIPRWSQTLG; encoded by the exons ATGCTCTCTAGACGCCCCCTGAGGATCTGGACCTATAAGCAAAG CTCGGATGGCCGGAACATAACTTATCTGACCTCTAGATGCCAGTATGACTATTGTTATCTTGCTCGAA CGCAACTACACGCCCGGCTTGCCTTGGTCAGACATTCGGGGCGGCGGCAACTTCCCAGCTTCAGTGTACCAGCTGCGCATAATACTCCCCGTTCATATATACACAATACGTCGACAAGCCTCAATCGAGTCGCGGTAGTTACGGGCGCCGCCAGAGGTATCGGCAGGGCAATTGCACTGCAGCTCGCACGGGACGGGTACGACGTCGCTTTGAACGACCTTGTTCCATCAAGCTCCAGTTCTCGCGCGagttcgtcgtcgtcgtcgttggaGGAAGTGCGTGAGATAATCGAAGGCGAGATTGGCAGGAAGACGGCGGTGTTGCGCGGGGATGTGTCggttgaggaggatgtgaaGGCGTTGGTGGATGGTGCTGTTGAGAAGCTGGGAGGAGTCGATGTG ATGGTGGCCAATGCGGGAATTGCTTCCCCCTCGGCAATGTTGGATA TATCTGCGAAAGAGTGGGATAGAGTTATGGCTATCAACGGCCGGGGCGTATTTTTATGCTACAAATATGCTGCGATACAGATGATCAAACAGGGACGTGGAGGACGTATTGTTGGCGCCTCATCGGTCGCTGGCAAAACAG GCGTACCCTTCTTCGCACATTATTCTGCAAGTAAATTTGCTGTGAGCTCATTGACACAAACTGCAG CGCAAGAGTGGGCAAAATACAGTATTAATGTCAATGCATACGCTCCAGGTCCTATTGACACCGACTTGA CTAGAGAGGCTGCAACTTTTGCAGAGATAAATCCTGACTATAACAAAGATGTT CCTGCCTCCGCCTCTGCCACTGCGGTTGGATTTATAGGAACGCCAGAAGATGTTGCAGGAGTGGTCTCTTACCTCGTTTCGGATCGAGCGCGGTTTATGACTGGACAAGTT CTTGGAAAACTCGATGGCAAGTGCCGACCAAATTCGTTCCAAAGTACACATACTGCGGCTGCATATTCTACACTTCGAAATTTGCCAAGCCTTCATCGAGTGGCAGTGGTGACTGGTGCGGGGAAAGGAATAGGGAGGGCAGTCGCACTTCAACTTGCACACGATGGGTACGACATTGCTGTCAATGACATACACTCCATGGCGTCGTCAGTAAACGAGCTATGTAAAACGATCCGAGAGGAGATGGGGAGGAAGGCTGTCGCTCTCACAGGTGATGTATCGTTAGATATAGACGTGAGGCGTGTCGTGGATGGTGCTGTGGATGTACTTGGAAGCGTTGATGTTGTAAGTCGACGATCCAATGGATTCCTCAATTTGGTATCAAGCTTAAAACCTATACCTAGATGGTCGCAAACGCTGGGATAG
- a CDS encoding DNA-directed RNA polymerase III subunit rpc8, with protein MFCLSVVKDTIPLHPSTFGAPPADALIAALNKKYANRVLHTVGLCICVFDLSQAGEGKVRYGDGLLWYKVVFRLVVFRPFTSEVLIGKVKSSDEDGIRVTLGFFDDMYIPASYLPQPTAFDPNERAHFWIPDSPLTTATELLDTPLSSRMYIDQGEVVRVRVESDEFCDFEPGPPRAVDGVFAGVGKEGSGTGGRAPYLVCCSIAEQGLGPVAWWSGSQEEDGGEDGEGDEDGEGGETMDEG; from the exons ATGTTTTGTCTTTCTGTGGTAAAG GACACCATTCCGCTACACCCCTCTACCTTTGGGGCACCACCGGCCGACGCACTCATCGCCGCACTGAACAAGAAATACGCGAACCGCGTGCTACACACCGTCGGCCTGTGCATCTGCGTCTTCGACCTCTCTCAGGCGGGAGAAGGGAAAGTCAGGTATGGAGATGGGCTATTGTGGTATAAAG TTGTTTTTCGTCTAGTCGTGTTTAGACCTTTCACGAGTGAAGTGCTCATTGGCAAAGTCAAGTCGTCGGACGAGGACGGCATTCGCG TCACCCTCGGATTCTTCGATGACATGTATATCCCCGCGTCATACCTCCCACAACCCACCGCATT CGACCCAAATGAACGCGCACACTTCTGGATCCCCGACTCACCACTGACAACCGCCACCGAGCTCCTTGACACACCCCTCTCCTCGCGGATGTACATCGACCAAGGCGAAGtcgtgcgtgtgcgtgtggaAAGTGACGAGTTTTGTGATTTCGAGCCGGGCCCGCCGAGGGCTGTGGATGGCGTCTTTGCAGGTGTTGGTAAGGAGGGTTCAGGAACTGGAGGACGGGCTCCGTACCTGGTTTGT TGTTCAATTGCGGAGCAGGGTCTGGGACCCGTCGCGTGGTGGTCCGGAtcacaagaagaagacggcGGCGAAGATGGGGAAGGCGACGAAGACGGAGAAGGCGGGGAGACAATGGATGAGGGTTAA
- a CDS encoding Short-chain dehydrogenase — protein sequence MAHNKVAVVTGAAKGIGRGISLRLARDGYDLSVNDLESNLASLGELCTFVKEKFGTKAVAITGDISKEDDVKRLVQGTVELFGSMDVMIANAGICQVKSILETTTKDWDEVLAVNSRGTFLCYKYAAEQFIKQGHGGRIIGASSIAGKRGLPHSCAYSASKFAISSLTQIAAREWGKHGIIVNAYAPGPIETDMSEFKEKFGISIDFTVSTTVLGYNGTPDDIAGLVSYLVSDNGRFITGQVITIDGGVIFQ from the exons ATGGCACACAATAAAGTAGCTGTTGTTACTGGTGCTGCAAAAGGAATAGGCCGGGGAATCAGCCTGCGGCTCGCACGCGATGGGTATGACCTGTCCGTGAATGACCTCGAGTCGAATTTGGCATCACTGGGAGAACTATGCACATTTGTTAAGGAGAAATTTGGTACAAAGGCTGTAGCTATTACAGGCGATATTTCGAAAGAGGACGATGTGAAGAGACTTGTACAAGGCACCGTTGAACTGTTTGGGAGCATGGACGTA ATGATAGCAAACGCAGGAATTTGCCAAGTCAAATCGATTCTGGAGA CCACTACAAAAGATTGGGACGAAGTTCTTGCAGTCAATAGTAGGGGTACATTTTTGTGTTACAAATACGCAGCAGAGCAATTCATAAAACAAGGACACGGTGGGAGAATCATCGGCGCATCTTCCATTGCAGGAAAGCGAG GGCTTCCGCATTCTTGTGCCTACTCAGCTAGCAAGTTTGCAATCAGCTCCCTAACCCAGATTGCAGCTCGTGAATGGGGAAAACATGGCATTATTGTAAATGCATATGCTCCAGGACCGATCGAGACAGACATGAGTGAGTTCAAAGAGAAGTTTGGAATAAGCATTGACTTC ACCGTCTCTACTACCGTGTTAGGATACAACGGGACGCCAGATGATATTGCGGGGCTAGTATCGTATTTGGTGTCTGATAACGGGCGATTCATAACTGGACAGGTT ATAACCATTGACGGCGGCGTCATTTTCCAGTAA
- a CDS encoding Short-chain dehydrogenase, protein MLALLSRNLYRQSAQHFPGAPHAARFSSHSTGASLRVLPSLNKTAVITGSSRGIGRAIALRLAHDGYDVALNDLPSSSSLVQELGEEIIRNTGRQAIVLTGDVSVEGDIIKLVDDVVEKLGGIDVMIANAGICFTKTIADTTTQEWDRINAINGRGTFLAYKYAAQQMIKQGRGGRIVGASSIAGKQGWPYLSGYCATKFVVRSLTQSAAQEWAKYGITVNAYAPGPIETDMLKVISNVDPNAGVEATAPTTALGVNGTPEDIAGLVSYLVSDQGKFITGQAINIDGGVIYH, encoded by the exons ATGCTTGCCCTACTCAGCAGAAATTTATATAGACAATCAGCACAACATTTCCCAGGAGCACCTCACGCGGCGCGTTTCTCCTCCCACTCCACAGGAGCTTCACTTCGCGTTCTTCCCAGCCTCAATAAAACTGCGGTAATTACAGGCTCATCTAGAGGAATCGGACGAGCCATCGCACTCCGCCTCGCCCACGACGGATATGATGTAGCTCTGAACGATCTACCATCTAGTTCGTCGTTAGTCCAAGAGCTTGGGGAGGAAATAATCAGAAACACGGGAAGGCAAGCGATAGTACTTACCGGCGATGTCTCTGTGGAAGGTGACATCATTAAGCTTGTGGACGACGTTGTCGAGAAGCTAGGAGGTATCGACGTC ATGATAGCGAATGCGGGGATCTGTTTTACCAAGACGATAGCAGATA CCACAACGCAAGAATGGGATAGAATCAATGCTATCAATGGCCGCGGTACTTTCCTGGCCTATAAATACGCCGCGCAACAAATGATAAAGCAGGGACGTGGCGGACGTATTGTCGGTGCATCTTCCATAGCAGGGAAGCAGG GCTGGCCATATTTATCAGGGTACTGCGCAACCAAGTTTGTCGTTCGGTCATTGACGCAGAGTGCAG CTCAGGAGTGGGCCAAGTATGGTATCACGGTCAACGCATACGCGCCTGGACCTATTGAGACGGATATGT TGAAAGTAATTTCAAACGTCGACCCGAATGCTGGCGTCGAGGCG ACCGCCCCCACAACGGCGTTGGGTGTGAATGGAACGCCGGAAGACATCGCTGGGCTCGTGTCGTATTTGGTTTCTGACCAAGGAAAGTTTATAACTGGACAAGCT ATCAACATTGACGGTGGAGTGATTTACCATTGA